In Roseofilum reptotaenium CS-1145, a single genomic region encodes these proteins:
- a CDS encoding NAD(+) kinase — MELKQVIISHKAGDPDSRKWAERCAKELDALGCRVLMGPSGAKDNPYPVFLASATEPIDLAVVLGGDGTALAATRQLAAEGIPILAVNIGGNLGFLTESADNFYDTQRVWERLQGDRYAIQRRMMLQAAVYEGNQRFIPPVSDRFLALNEICIKPASHDRMITSKLEIEIDGEVVDQYQGDGLLVSTPTGSTCYNLSANGPIIHEGMEAMTVTPICPLSLSSRPIVIPSGCIVSVWPLADYDLSTKLWTDGVMGTAIWPGHRVDVRMADYQAKFIILEENHSYYRTLRNKLQWAGTRIELDNNHRKN, encoded by the coding sequence GTGGAACTCAAACAGGTCATTATTTCCCATAAAGCAGGAGACCCGGATAGTCGTAAATGGGCAGAACGATGCGCGAAAGAGTTGGATGCTTTGGGTTGTCGAGTGCTGATGGGGCCATCGGGGGCTAAAGATAATCCATATCCTGTATTTTTGGCTTCAGCGACTGAACCCATTGATCTGGCAGTGGTTTTGGGGGGAGATGGCACGGCACTGGCAGCCACTCGACAGTTGGCAGCCGAAGGTATCCCGATTTTAGCGGTGAATATTGGGGGAAATTTAGGTTTTTTAACGGAGTCGGCAGATAATTTTTATGATACGCAACGGGTTTGGGAACGGTTGCAAGGCGATCGCTACGCCATACAACGACGTATGATGCTCCAAGCAGCAGTTTATGAAGGCAATCAGCGGTTTATCCCTCCGGTGAGCGATCGCTTTTTGGCGTTGAATGAAATCTGCATTAAACCGGCTTCCCATGACCGCATGATTACCTCGAAGCTAGAGATTGAGATCGATGGGGAAGTCGTCGATCAATATCAAGGGGATGGTTTATTGGTCTCCACTCCCACGGGTTCAACGTGTTACAATCTCTCTGCCAATGGGCCGATCATTCATGAAGGAATGGAGGCCATGACTGTGACTCCCATTTGTCCGTTAAGTTTATCGAGTCGTCCTATTGTTATTCCGTCTGGCTGCATCGTCAGTGTTTGGCCCCTGGCAGACTACGATTTAAGTACCAAACTCTGGACAGATGGAGTCATGGGTACAGCCATTTGGCCAGGTCATCGTGTTGATGTGCGAATGGCTGATTATCAAGCCAAATTTATTATCCTCGAAGAAAACCATTCCTACTATCGCACCCTCCGCAATAAGCTCCAATGGGCAGGCACAAGGATTGAGTTGGATAATAATCATCGGAAGAATTAA
- the ndhN gene encoding NAD(P)H-quinone oxidoreductase subunit N — MALIITGKKLIRDLESEGALGMYVPLEGGEEGRYIRRVRAAGYTLLSLDARGLGDLSAYLTGVHGVRPPHLGKKSSGKKAAVGDVYFIPPIIQTQLAQLPAKSKGLLLWIIEGHILSSEELGYLAALPSLEPKVKLIVELGGDRDVRWLPLKQAL, encoded by the coding sequence ATGGCACTAATTATCACAGGTAAGAAGCTAATTCGAGACTTAGAGAGCGAAGGCGCACTGGGCATGTATGTCCCCCTAGAAGGAGGAGAGGAAGGACGCTATATCCGCCGCGTCCGTGCAGCCGGTTATACACTACTGTCCCTAGACGCAAGAGGTTTAGGAGATTTATCCGCTTATTTAACTGGAGTGCATGGGGTACGTCCTCCCCACCTCGGTAAAAAGAGCAGTGGTAAAAAAGCCGCCGTCGGTGATGTCTACTTTATTCCGCCCATTATTCAAACCCAACTCGCTCAACTGCCTGCCAAGTCAAAGGGGCTACTGTTGTGGATTATCGAAGGTCATATCCTATCGTCAGAAGAACTCGGTTATCTAGCGGCGTTGCCTAGTCTAGAACCTAAGGTAAAACTGATTGTGGAATTAGGAGGCGATCGCGATGTTCGCTGGCTTCCTCTAAAACAAGCCCTCTAG
- a CDS encoding VWA domain-containing protein — MAEEILKNRDYTLIIDKSNSMSLQDQPGGKSRWQAAQESTFKVAQFCEKLDPDGITVYLFSANFRRYDNVTASKVEQVFQENTPSGVTKFDQVLEHALNNYFERKAAGQAKENGETFLVITDGIEGEEEKKGAIALIRDASSKIDRDEELAISFIQVGKDPKVTEFLKALDDRMVEVGAKFDIVDTVIMEEMESMTLTDVLMNAIYD, encoded by the coding sequence ATGGCAGAAGAGATTCTAAAAAACCGCGACTATACTCTAATTATCGACAAAAGTAATAGTATGTCGCTGCAAGATCAACCGGGAGGTAAAAGTCGGTGGCAAGCGGCCCAAGAATCTACATTTAAGGTAGCCCAATTCTGTGAAAAACTCGATCCAGATGGAATTACCGTTTATTTGTTTTCCGCTAACTTCCGCCGCTATGATAACGTCACGGCTAGTAAGGTAGAACAAGTTTTCCAAGAAAATACTCCCTCTGGAGTCACTAAGTTCGATCAAGTGCTTGAACATGCCCTCAATAATTATTTTGAGCGTAAAGCGGCTGGTCAAGCGAAAGAAAACGGAGAAACGTTTTTAGTGATTACCGATGGTATTGAAGGAGAAGAAGAAAAGAAAGGTGCCATTGCCTTAATTCGAGATGCCTCAAGCAAAATTGACCGCGATGAAGAGTTAGCTATTTCTTTTATCCAAGTAGGCAAAGATCCCAAAGTAACCGAGTTTCTTAAGGCTTTAGATGACCGGATGGTTGAAGTCGGTGCGAAATTCGACATTGTGGATACTGTTATCATGGAGGAAATGGAGTCCATGACCCTGACAGATGTATTGATGAATGCTATCTATGATTAG